One window from the genome of Crateriforma spongiae encodes:
- a CDS encoding PSD1 and planctomycete cytochrome C domain-containing protein, which translates to MPRVDVDPSWMLRRPRRLWGLCLPSMLVFFGSCGHVPALADEPEKSPRETLDRDAVDFFESSIRPLLIDHCYDCHSVEADAAEGELRVDDGEALLSGGSRGAAVVPGKPDQSLIVRAIEYQDTSMQMPPDGKLDAESIEAIRTWIRNGAVDPRKSVVDDLMETTEQASPIDRDPSTHWAFVPPRRIHADRWQSIDTDGLPHEPNDPLDVVAMDAAVRHGAEPNDLADRETLIRRLYFDLVGTPPDVDQIARFVSDERPDAYQRLVDRLIAAPDFGERFARHWMDVARYADTIGYGLAGRDRRLHGSERYRDWLTRAFATDMPYDEMLMHQLAGDRTDPRNESGNLDAMGFLTIGRRFLNRHDVIDDRIDVVTRGLMGLTVTCARCHDHKFDPIPMSDYYSLYGVFQSSREVDEKHASPLAMVDVDKPRDTAIFLRGQPGNRGDVAPRRFLTSLRRDDEPRFNDGSGRLELARRIADSENPLTARVMVNRVWGHLMGRHLIDSPSDFGFRTSPPAIPELLDDLAAEFAKDWSIQRLVRRIVTTRLYRQSSAVDEESFSADPDNQYFARAIRRRRDFESLRDSALCAAGVLDRQVGGPPVDITASTVTPRKTIYAMIDRQNLPSLFRTFDSASPDAHNPQRYFTTVPQQALFLINHRQSVSLSKSLAARVRASVRQDSSGGDPDDPSMLAGHMVRLVYGREPSDQESQWLTKFLRDGATPFQQPADPRTLWTYGTGRIGDGGVEEFSPLGVFQNDRWQAETTFPSPGRLGHAFLASENGHPGPGERGAVVRRWTVPRDGVVKVTGMIGHRNREGDGVVAAIFAGDRRLFRGTQKSNNRPLGPLTSKVNRGDVLDFAAGAGPTGNHDSFFWRINITLTAEDGEVIEADSRRDFSGPLDTSGPAKLDRLEQLAQVLWISNEFAFVD; encoded by the coding sequence ATGCCGCGTGTCGATGTCGATCCGTCATGGATGTTGCGCCGACCCAGACGTCTTTGGGGGCTGTGTTTGCCGTCGATGCTGGTGTTTTTCGGATCTTGTGGGCACGTCCCGGCGTTGGCGGACGAGCCCGAAAAGTCGCCGCGTGAAACGCTGGATCGTGACGCGGTTGACTTTTTCGAATCCTCCATTCGCCCGCTGCTGATCGATCACTGCTACGACTGTCATTCCGTGGAAGCCGATGCGGCGGAAGGCGAGTTGCGAGTCGACGATGGGGAGGCGTTACTGTCGGGTGGCAGTCGAGGAGCCGCGGTGGTTCCCGGCAAGCCCGATCAAAGTCTGATTGTTCGCGCGATCGAATATCAAGACACGTCGATGCAGATGCCGCCGGACGGAAAGCTGGACGCGGAATCGATCGAAGCGATCCGGACTTGGATCCGCAACGGTGCCGTCGACCCAAGAAAAAGCGTCGTCGATGATTTAATGGAGACGACCGAACAGGCGTCGCCTATCGATCGCGACCCGTCGACGCATTGGGCGTTTGTTCCACCCCGACGCATTCATGCCGATCGCTGGCAATCAATCGACACAGATGGCTTGCCACACGAGCCGAACGATCCGCTGGATGTCGTCGCCATGGATGCGGCGGTCCGCCATGGTGCAGAGCCCAACGATCTGGCGGACCGCGAAACGCTGATCCGAAGGCTGTACTTCGACTTGGTCGGCACGCCGCCGGACGTCGACCAGATTGCACGATTCGTTTCCGACGAAAGGCCTGACGCTTACCAGCGGTTGGTCGATCGGCTGATCGCCGCGCCCGATTTCGGCGAACGTTTTGCCCGGCATTGGATGGACGTCGCACGATATGCCGACACGATCGGTTACGGCTTGGCGGGCCGCGATCGCCGCTTGCACGGCAGCGAACGTTATCGCGATTGGCTGACCCGAGCGTTCGCCACCGATATGCCATATGACGAAATGCTGATGCATCAATTGGCGGGCGATCGGACGGATCCCCGCAATGAATCGGGCAATTTGGATGCGATGGGGTTTTTGACGATCGGTCGACGGTTTTTGAACCGGCATGATGTGATCGACGATCGGATCGATGTGGTGACGCGGGGGCTGATGGGGCTGACCGTGACCTGTGCACGGTGTCACGACCACAAGTTTGATCCGATTCCGATGTCGGATTACTACAGCCTGTATGGTGTGTTTCAAAGCAGCCGCGAAGTCGACGAGAAACATGCCAGCCCGTTGGCGATGGTCGATGTGGACAAGCCACGGGACACCGCGATCTTTTTACGAGGCCAACCGGGAAATCGAGGCGACGTGGCACCGCGTCGATTCTTGACCAGTCTGCGTCGTGACGACGAACCACGATTCAATGACGGCAGTGGACGTTTGGAATTGGCCCGGCGGATTGCCGATTCGGAAAACCCGTTGACCGCGCGGGTGATGGTCAATCGGGTTTGGGGGCATTTGATGGGCCGTCACTTGATCGACAGTCCCAGCGATTTCGGGTTCCGAACATCACCGCCGGCAATCCCAGAACTGTTGGATGATTTGGCGGCCGAGTTTGCAAAGGACTGGAGCATCCAACGGCTGGTACGTCGCATCGTGACGACGCGTTTGTATCGTCAGTCCAGCGCCGTGGACGAAGAATCATTCAGCGCCGATCCCGACAACCAGTACTTTGCCCGCGCGATTCGTCGCCGCCGCGATTTTGAATCGTTGCGAGATTCCGCGTTGTGTGCCGCCGGCGTCTTGGATCGACAAGTCGGTGGGCCGCCGGTGGACATCACCGCATCGACGGTGACGCCGCGCAAGACGATCTATGCAATGATCGATCGCCAGAACTTGCCATCGCTGTTTCGCACGTTCGATTCGGCCAGCCCCGATGCACATAATCCACAACGTTACTTCACCACGGTGCCACAGCAGGCATTGTTCTTGATCAACCACCGGCAAAGTGTCTCGTTGTCAAAATCCTTGGCCGCTCGGGTGCGAGCATCTGTGCGCCAAGATTCCAGTGGGGGCGATCCCGATGATCCGTCAATGCTGGCTGGTCATATGGTTCGATTGGTCTATGGACGTGAACCCTCGGACCAGGAATCACAATGGCTGACAAAATTTTTGCGTGATGGCGCGACGCCGTTTCAGCAGCCGGCGGATCCACGCACCTTGTGGACTTATGGGACCGGGCGGATCGGCGATGGCGGTGTGGAGGAGTTTTCGCCGCTGGGTGTGTTCCAGAATGATCGTTGGCAGGCGGAGACCACTTTCCCAAGTCCGGGGCGATTGGGGCACGCGTTCTTGGCATCGGAAAACGGCCATCCCGGACCCGGCGAACGTGGCGCGGTGGTGCGGCGTTGGACGGTGCCCCGTGACGGGGTGGTGAAAGTCACCGGGATGATCGGGCACCGCAATCGCGAAGGCGATGGCGTGGTGGCGGCGATCTTTGCCGGCGATCGTCGTTTGTTCCGCGGGACCCAGAAAAGCAACAATCGGCCATTGGGGCCGCTGACGTCAAAGGTCAATCGGGGTGACGTCTTGGACTTTGCCGCCGGGGCCGGGCCGACCGGAAACCACGACAGTTTTTTCTGGCGTATCAACATCACGTTGACCGCCGAGGACGGGGAAGTCATCGAAGCGGATTCGCGACGTGATTTCAGCGGTCCACTGGACACCAGCGGTCCGGCCAAGCTGGATCGTTTGGAGCAATTGGCCCAGGTGTTGTGGATCAGCAATGAATTTGCGTTCGTGGATTAG